Below is a genomic region from Henckelia pumila isolate YLH828 chromosome 3, ASM3356847v2, whole genome shotgun sequence.
TACATATAATTGGATACGGAGCTAGAGGGGTGACGGCCTCTCAAATTAtccaatttatatatatatataatgatattaattaaacaaagagtgaaaaaatgtaaaataaaaGCTTTGACATAATTAATTTCCCCCATTACTTTTTAATTATAAACCCTtcaatttatttaaaaacatGAGCTCCAATTATATTTGAGAGATTGATGCATATATGCTTCTCCTTAATGACACAAAGACTAATATTATACCCAAAAAAAgagcataatatttattaattttgggaatattgttttaaaaaaattatttcaacgatttcataaataaaaaacagtTAATTACCAGTAAAGTATTGTTTAGAGTTTGGAATTTGATATTTCGCTCCATCATCAAATATCGAATATATCGAACTAATATATTGCAACGCCTATTATGAAAAATTGGATACTATTAAATTGGTATTTTATGGATATCTTTTTCTATTTAATAAAGACTCAGTATATTATACCAACTGTTTGGTATAACCCATTAATTTTGGTATGGccaaatcaattaaaaattattttaaaaaatcacctCACTTAAATAAGGCCCTTCATTTGCTTCTGGAAAAACCAATGGAAAAAAAACCACTTCAGTTAAATGACAACTTCCACTTCCACTCACCTCTTCTCTCATCGTGGGTGAAAACCGTCATGAGATGttgaaaataatattcataaccactgagcattttctgcctcCTGCTTCAAACAAAACAAATCTATTTGCCACAAATCCTTCAGTTCAAAACTCACTGGTTCGTCAGTCGATGCCGACAAAGTTTTTCAGCCACTAAATTGGATTCGAAGACATGCATGATTCCTTTACAATTGCAGAAGATGAACCACAAGAGGTGAGATCAAACCGGCCATTCATTAAATTAAATCTAAACCAACTATCCATTGGTTTAATTTAGTTTCGCCGCAGGTGAATGCGTTTCACTGCCTCATTATTCCTTCATCAAATCTTCAAAACCTTGAACACCAAAACCAACAGACGAACCCTTATAAGGTACAAATGTTTACTCATCAAACGTTAAACTTCATTACactaatttctttttttaactCCTACAGCTACAGTTTtgaatctaaaaaaaataaagcctTCACACTCAAAAGTCATATGCGCTCATTGAACTACATATTAATATGAGATCATGAGTTAAAAGTATTAATGATAATATAAAATCAGTAaaactataaataattaatgtagATTCAAACACAATATAGTTTTGAGATATATTTCCACATAAACCAAGAAGAAATTCCTTCAATGAATAAGGTCTGTCTAACCATTTACAGCCAAATGGAACTTGCAGAAGTACCACCGAACATCACCACCATCTGAGGGACTGTTAGTGCGAGCAAGTTATTTCTGTCTGCTTTTATATTGATCATTCACATTAGCCAATCTCCTTATATTAGACGACATGTGTGTAAAAAATTTGTGCCCTTCGTTTAAGGATTTGAATCCCAATTAACAGTAACGGAGATGTTCGAAGATCTGTCAAATACCTTTAATCCAGCCAATCAATTTCTTCCAGGTTTTCTCTTATCTTTTTTAAGGTGCCTTTGTTTCTTTTCATCTTAGTTATATTATGTTGTTTACAAATTATTCTTTGTTTTATTATGGTTGTTTAAGCTATATTTGTGATACTTCAATTTGTTCTAACCCCGTGAACATTTTAACTTTTTCCACTTTTACTATCTTAGCCTTGCATTAAATTTAGAGATAAAGATCACGTAGATATGTTTTGAAGACAAAATTTACTTTTTTATGAGGGGTGTTTGGAATACATGGTCTtgaagaattttattttttatattttttatgcatGGTTGATGATGACAGTGATGTTGTTTTACATGTCACATTTTTTGCAAATTTGATGTCCTTTAATTTATCCTCACgtttttgcaaattttttaattttcctcTATAGATTGCAATTTCCCAAGTTCTACTACAGTACAGGGGCCATCGACTCGAAGCCATGAAAATTAAGGTACTTTTGTATTTTATATGTGGTTACTTTTTCATTTCTCGgctaaaaattatatttgaatttaattatgaaaaGTATACATTTCAAACTATAGGAAAACATGTAGAAAGCTTAGACCAAAATCAatcatttaatttgaaaaaaaaaaaaaaaaaggtagtatTCACAAGACGGATTTTCGAAGACACAAgggaaaaaaaaatagtttttaatGTTTACTTCATCATTTAGGTTATTTTTATGTGGCATAATTCTTTATCCATACACAACTATTCACTAAAGTTCTACTGACTTTTTTCCATgattatatttcatatttattatCACATGGAATAATTTCATTCATATATAGGATTTTGGCATTTAGGTCTTTGCTCTCAATTTCAGTTTATGGAAGTTATTTAACTTCTACCTTCATTCTTTTAGTATTGATCATGCCATCAAATCATCGTGTTTAGAAGAAGATTACTATGTATTAATTCATTCGATCGCATGTTAATAGTCTTTTTTCTAGGATTAATAGTCTTTATTTTCACGTGTATTTATTTTGagcttaaatgattttaattgaaaCATTTATCATGATTATTGTCCGGAGAATGAAATCAAATGGGCAATACCATCATCTGCATGTATGGGACCTTGACTGATTCTCTTGAAGAAGAttgccaaatttcataatttgcTACCTAAATTTGAAGTTATATTTATCAAATGTTTAAATTCAAGATTCAAAATTATTGCTGGTTTTTTATGCTTCAAAGGTTGAAGCAGGCGTTTTTGTTGTACTTGATTTAGTTATACATTTGTTAAAATTATATTGTTAATATAAGTTGTATTGTTGTGAACGGTATGAAAAATAAAAGTATTTAGCAATTTTGCATCAAATTattgtttgttatgtttttCATTTGCAAAATAACTATTCGATATAATGTGTTAACGGGAAAACCATATTTATATTTTCTGTGGTTTTCAAGAATAAACTTATGTTAATTGGTTCATTGGtcagaaaaaaattattatataccTCATTTATTTCGAggttagaaaaaaatattattcatatctCATTCATTTTATAGATAATCATAACTAactaaattaatttattataaataaaccaTATATACACGACAACAAGATATAATATCTATATTTACATATTATATTACACACGCAATGTGTGTGTATTGGTAGCTTTACAGTTCAATAGCTTGGCGATATGGACAAACCCAATGTAACAGTTCAATAGCTTGACAGTGAAatctaatttgttttttttaaaaaaaaaatctaatttaaaCATTCTGAAAAGTGATGGACGATGGTTGATTCAATGTTATTTGGAATATTATGGTTATTAAATTCTTACATATGACTGATTCAATATTATTTAGGATATTTGATTatcgaatttttatttttagacaTCACTCTTTTTTCTGATTATATATGTTACTCAATttgatgaaattttattttattggctTATGAGTACTGCATAATGTGGCTTCAAACCAACATGCAAGTTTAAAATGATGGCATATAGTATGAACTTTTTCATATACTGTTTTATTTTCGTGGTCCTTATTGGTATCGTTTTGGgagcttttgttttttttttttggaaaaattgcatatatcatccCTGTGAAATCGCATGTTTGCTGATAACCCcatatgaaaattttttgagCTAGAAGTCCCTTATGATTCTAAATTTATAGCATACACTcccttctggctaaaaaatgactaaaatgtcCTTAATGTTATAAtacaatttaatattaaaatatatttcgtgtatgacaaatattatgataaaataattatatataattttcatagttacttaaataaaatttgattattttactcaattaaatatagaattataaaataaaattaatttaattatttatttaagtaagggTATTTTGTCAATTTTTAACTGGAAATGGTGTGTATgctataaattttgaatcacagggggttattagcttaaaaaaattcatagggAGTTATTAGCAAACTCGACATTTCACAGAAGTGatatttgcaattttccatttTTTTCCCCAAAGTTTCTGAtaagttaaaaatatttttttctaaagttttatttctttgaaattttttcgAAATATAGTAATAAAAATTTGTGTTTAAAGCATGTACGTGTATCTGTCTAAATATGTATAGGTGtaaattttttgtttgattACGCAAAGTTGAAGCTAGCATAgacataaataaaattattcgtATGTTTTTTGGTAAATATATACTGTAAATATTATTAAGTTTATTACTTTGTAATTTTGCCATGATTTGAATTCATCTATAAATTTTAATGTTATTGTGTTCTTCATTTTATAGTGTCTTATTCCTAAGTTTTCGTATATGGCCGATGACTTCCTGATCCAATGTTGTCTTCTTCTTGATAGCCTGAAATTGTAATTTCTCAAGTTTCTTTTTGAATTAGTTAGAATTACTTTTCATGAACattttttattgcaattttactATTGGTATATAAGTATGTTAATTAATGATTTTCCTCTATTATTTTGCtagaaattataatataatgacAATATTGGATTTTATACCGCAATGATTATTTGGTTCATATATTTgaagtttaactaaaattattGCTTATTTCGTGGAACATGTTGTATATATAAAAGGTACAtgatcatgtatatatatatgtgttttaaatattttagttaTCTTATTTGactgcattaaattaaatttatttttgaaacatGTATTTTTATATACACGAATGTGTTTGTCATATTTTTTCgttacacacgcaacgcgtgtacCACGGTTGCTAGAATTAAATGAATATTATTACATTTTTAACATGATTTAATATTCATCCCCTTATGACATtcttaaatacaacaaaaatttCGTATTGAAAATCATGTCAACTTTTGGAATTCATTCTATTTAAGGTTGTTTTTGTTTGGACACATAACATGTCAATGCATCAGTATATCACAAGGATCATGAGAGCTTGTGAAACAACTTTCAATTTCAATGTTTTGAATAGCAgagatattaaaaattttattacaagGAGTTTTAACTTAGATTTACAATAAAATTTTTCAGTGTTAGCTCAAATATGTTTTCAATGACTTACatgctttgattttttttcccgTAGATGTTGGTTTGTTGcatttattgttgagaattatgaTCGTTTATAAAAAAATCGTTgtgtttaaattatatatatatagaggaattttcagctgcccaaccatgttTTTCCACTTGGTTCGCGACCATGATgcgaaaaaaatacaaaaaccactaaacccactaccgggttttagtggtcgcggaccAAGTTTAATTTTATGTACAAGTTTATGTTATCAACAACTATGTCATTTCAATTGTAAGTCAAGATacaatattattttagaccaTCAATCTCAGCATAATTTTATATCATAGCACATTGATTATTACACATGTTATACTTAATATTCATGTACAACCGTCACACATGCATCGCGTGTGCCTCGGTCGCTAGTATTAATTAAAAGTTCGATTTTTTTAGCAACGTCTTCACTATCTATTGCTGTTTTTCAcgtaaaaacaaaacaaaaaaaaaaaattaaaattttgaaaattataaatataactcTAATTAGCGATCTCTCCCCATTCACACAAtcccttccaaaagaaaaagctTCGAAATGGGACACGAAACTTCACAGTAAGCGAAGCTCACCACAATCTGTTGACATTTTAAATTGCCTCCATAAATGTatgtaacaaaaaaaaaaaatcatggaaTTGTTTGGGATGATCCATTTTCAGGTTCGAATCGAGTGAAACTCTAGCAACATTCCTGGCCTCCACGCCGCTGCTGGAGGAATCATGGAGGCTGTGCAGCCACGCCAACTCCGCGGCGCCGCGGAGCTTCGCTGTGAGCAGGGCGGGGGAGGTGGCGTACGTGGCGTTTTCCGGCGTGCAGATGGTAGGGATTTCGCCGGAGGAGAGTCGCGGGAATCTGGTGGATATCCAGAGTGGCTGCGCCGGAGCTTTCGATGCGATTCCTCGCGGTGGTGGAGAAACGGTTATGGTGCACAGTGGCCTTCTGCAACTCTTCCTCTGCTTTTATAATTCCCAGATTTTTCAACAAAAGGttagattttatcctttttttttattgcatAACTTTTACCACTTGCTTAATTTAATCTAAATActagatatttttttaatgaggATGATCAAAGTTGAACAATAACTTCACATCAAACAAGtatgagttatatatatattcttttaaAAGAATAGTCAAAAACATTAATTTATCAATCACAAGAAGAGTCCCTCTTAACATAAAAGATTTTAAAACTTCAAGGTCAATTGAGAATGAAACGAGTGTATGTTAGTTCGTTTAcagaaaaaaatttgttgataactgattttttttttttatatatatttctttagcAAACCTAATTCTAAAATTTGTGTCAACTAAAATatgtcaaaatttgaaaatataatttaaaaaaataccggATTAGCAAGCATTTATGAAAGCTAGTATCCATTAGCTAGTCAAGGAAGTAAAACAAGTCATTTTCTTCGTTTTACATTTGCTTTTTGAAAGTGGAATGTTGGTGAATAAAATACAATGATTTTGCTCAATCTTCTAGAAATTAAAAGGGTTGacagatatatattttttttgaaaaaaaaatatgaaattctCTTGTTTACTATTTTACGACAATGAAATTCAAATTCCCTTTTTGTGGCATGCAATTTTAAGGTTACAAATTGGAGCTTTGGCGATAATAACCTACGTACGCGAGGAATTTGTTGCTACCAAACTAATTTTGTATTATTATTCTGCTAAATTTTACAGTATTAGCATAACGTATTTCgtgaataattttataaataagaGACGTGAATGTTGAAAGCtcgtaaatatataaaataactaaggaaaaaaaaaaccaagaatTTTAGAcacacatattttattttataatataatataaaataaataaagagaaATCAAGGTTTTGCACTTTATTGTTACATTCAATGAATTGAGTTGGCTCATCGTCTAGGTCCCTGTTGATTGTTGTAGTCCTTAAAGAATTTGTTGCCTTCGGCAAAAATGTGACATCTTGACGTGTTGTAAGGAtaattatattcttatttttcgaaaaaaaaaacgtgGATAATAATAACggtgtaataatattattatttaattaaaaatctaGGTCTTTTACAAATCACTTTTTCAATCAACTTGGTGAAATCTTAATCAATATAACAAAGTTATCTTCAAATCCTCATTTCTTTTAACATCTCCTCAAATTTATATCcaacaattttttgtttaaattaattatgatttCACTAAATTGATTGAATAATACGTGTTTAaacaactattctataaaaatattttaatatttcaaaaataatgttgTTCATTTTTTTTCCATAATTTCGTTCTAAGTGTTTTCTAAAAACTATATTTtgattcttttaaaaaaatatatacttaagagaatatttttttaaaatactttttaaacacacatttttaagtatttttcatttataaagcaataaaaaaaataatttaaagtagaCGTATAAACGTGAATTTCCCAGTTAAATTAGTATTCAAGGATTTGAAGTGCGAAAGAACAGGTTTGGTATTCGAAGGTACACGTCAAATCTTAATATGTCAGCTAAGAATTCAAAGTCTCTTTTCACACCTTAGACTATAACAGTACATCGATGAAGACATCTTTCGGACCAAAAACATTCTCTCATTCTAGAAGACAATGTTTGAACGTAACAAATACCAGGACATGGTTGGTTGAAACAACTTGCTACATTTTTCCTCCTCAAAACAATGaacaaggactatttttgaaaataaataagaaacagaATATATGTACTTCTCCCAAATATAACATGTTCCTTGCTTAATCTAATAGATGGCAACGATTTTTACGCGTCTGTTAGAATTATATTTCAGCTGTTTTCTTAAATATCAAGCACCAAATAGAATCAATATTAACCTTAAAATGATTTATAACGAACCTTTGCTATCATAATCTGCAGATTCTTGAAATAGTGAATGAATGCAGATCAGTTGTTTTCACCGGTCATTCCCTGGGAGGTGCCATTGCTTCCCTTTCGGCCCTTTGGCTTCTTTCAGACATTCAAACCAATTCATCCTCTATCACTGTCTTCTGCATCACCTACGGTTCACCAATGCTGGGGAACGAGCCGTTTTCTCAAGCCATTCTTCAAGAAAGATGGGCTGGAAACTTCTGCCATGTTGTAGCACGACACGATTTGTTGCCACGACTCCTCTTAACTCCATCACATctgtttgattctcaatttcATGCCCTCTTCCAACTGTGGCATTTGTCTATGACTTCCCCGTATTTTGGACAAATTTCTCTCCAAATACCAGATGAGAAAAATAACGAACTGTTTGACAAAGTTTTGGCTTGTGTTGCATGCCGGTCGCAAGGAGGTGAAGATCGAGAAACGAGCATGTTTTGGCCGTTTGGGAGTTATATGTTCTGCACAGATAAGGGTACTATATGTTTGGATAATGCAGTGGCAATTGTTAAGTTTCTCTACTCCATGATGACGAAAGGTTCGGCTACTTCTTGCATAGAGGATCACCTCGAGTATGGAAAATATGTTGAGAAAGCTTGCTGGCAGTATTTACTCAAGACAGGCTCTGTGGATTCGTGTTTTTCCGAGTCAAGCAATGATGCAGGGATCACATTGGCATTGCAGTCATTGGAGCTAACTACTCAGGTAAATTTAACCACAAATTAAACCCCCTGATGTTTACCTTAAGAGCTCAAAAATGCCCGAGGTTTAACAAAAACTATGATGACTTAGTGTCTTAGCCTGAGAGATGCTAGTCTTAACACATGAAGTTCCTACTTTTTCAGCCCTCAACACATATCGTGCATGAGCATTAAACGGGAAGTTTAGCCGAAACTCACTGGATGTATGTGTCATCATTTGAGCCGAAGGGATGTCTCTGTATTTAGAATGGAGCCTAAGCCCATGGGCACCATCCATTACACTGATTACCTCTTATAGCTAAAATTTTGAAGCACCTTACAAGCTCCACACAGAATTTTTCTTTAGGAGTAATTTGGTTTGCTTCTCACAGGAACCGTCATACGGAGATGCAAAAGACTGCCTCTTAAAGGCAAGACAACTAGGATGCAAACGCAACCTAAACAATGCAAAGATGGCTGTCAACTTAGCTAAAATCACCCCACTTCGAGCACAAATCGAGTGGTACAAAGCATTTTGTGATGATTCAGATGAAAAGTTGGGATACTATGACTCATTCAAGTTAAGAAGTGTTTCAAAGAGAGGCTCCAAAGTTAATATGAACCGTATCAGACTGGGATGGTTTTGGGACGAACTGATCGACATGCTACAAACAAACAAACTAACCCATGACTTTCACAAGCTCCCGAAGTACGTGAATGCTGCACAATTCTACAAACTACTCGTTGAACCGCTGGAAATTGCTGAATACTACAGAAATGGAGAGCATAAGAAGAAAGGTCATTATATTGAGCATGGCAGAGAGAGAAGATTCAAGATTTTTGATAAGTGGTGGAGGGATAGGAAGGTTGGAGATGAAGAAAATAACCCGAGAAGCAAATTCGCAAGTTTGACACAAGATTCGTGCTTTTGGGCGAGAGTGGAAGAAGCAAGAGACTGCATTTATGAGTTTAGAGGTGAAACTGAAAAAGGAAACCGTACACTTCTCTTAGAAAAGATCGAAATGTTTGAACAATATGCAAGCTCGCTGATTAACCAGAAGGAGGTGTCTGCAGATGTCTTCGCGGAAAATTCAAGCTACAATTTGTTTCGAGAAGAATGGAAGGAGCTTAAATCACAATTACAGCTATTGCAACCTCATTTTCCAGGCTTCCAAGATGGAATGGTTCAATAGTATATCTTCAGAAAGTAAAAGAAAGCATTCTAATCAGCTTTTTAACGTGAAAGTGCTTTCACGTAATAAAATGTCCAAAATCTTCTCCTTCTAATTCATCCATACATGTTGTGGTGAGAAGCTAAACATATATCAAAGAGATCCTGATTCATGATGCCAAATGTTTTCTTCAGAATGACTTCAGCAGATAAACAAATATCACTCTACCAGCCCACTAAACAGAAATTTAAATCTTGCTTTGCTCCGTAAACGGACGATTATATAACAACAAATCAGATTTTACCAAGGTTTTGAATTGCTTCAAACACCACTTTTTAGAGTAATGAAATTGATAGATCCGTGGTTTTGAATGCCACAAGGCGAGTGTAAAATAAAATGTATTGTAACGAAGAAAAAGCaacaacaaaaatcagaaattaataaaaataaaacaaatttgaGACTCATCTTAACATAATAGACCTCTCTAGGTAAATAAAAACAAGGTTACCAAAGCCACCACTACTTGACACAATTGAACTTTAATAAGTCTGATCCATTTTGAATTTTCAAGCATAATCTTTCCACTTCTTCCGTTTCTTGATTGCCAATTACATGATCTTTCACTTTGTTCTCATTTTATTGGCAAGCATTAACGAGTGTAACTGGACCTTGCTCTTTCTTTTATCTCAGTTAGGATCAGGTCATGTTTTCTCTATGAAATTGTTCCGATGTTATTTTTAGGGCATTCTATATAGAATTATTTATCTGGTGTTATATATATTGATTCTTTCCAAACGAAGAAGAAATATTAGGTCATTATCGTTATTCTTTCAAAGTAGCAATTCAAATAGATCCATTCAAAAGAAATGAATGGAGTAGTAATTTGACACGGTGAAAGGGAaggaagaatagtcagagagAAGAAACTGAAAATACTGCACAATACCTGTCAAAATTAGCGACTTTCAAGAATTTGTTGATTTCTAATGGGAAAGAATGAATCAAAGAAGAGAACGTATTTTTGCTGCAGTGTCAAATGAGATAATTTACAGCTTGCTTTCTGCAATGTACATTCAACCATCAATTTCAACTCGCTCATAGTAGCAATGGCACCTGAAAGAACATGGTTTTGGATAACATGGATTAAATGTTGATAATAAGCAAGTAACAACAGAAGTGAAAAGAACTAAAAAATTAGAGAAGCTTACTGAGGAGTATTTAAGGCCAGGAAGACAGAATAAGTCATAAGTGTATCGTGAAAAAATCTGATGGTCGATTAGGTTGAAGAAACAACATCGAAAGAATGAAGAACTTGTTCAAGAATCATTCTCTTCTTCAATTCCAGAGGGTTGTCTAACGTATCAGAATGAGTGAtattcaaaaggtagagcttcTTAGAAGTGGCAAATGCAGCAGAAAATACCCTCTTCATCCCTCCCCTGGTGCTATCAACCCTGTACTCAATTTCATAAACTTGTAGACCTGCATGGCCCACTCTCTCTGAGACAGAAATCACCTCGGCTTCTTTCGTACTTTCCTACACAGCTAAAAACTCTCAACAGCCATTTTACATAATGGGTTAGGACAATGATACATATGTGTATCGCTTGACTTCTCTTATCAAAATTATAGGGGCTCATCCAGCAGAAGTTAGTTGCCCCTTAAACCAAAAAAGTAAATTAAAGTTTGAAATGTAATTTTTCGAATGTACATTTCACCCTCCAGCTCAATTGAATCTCCCCCAGAAATCATAGGTCCACCACTTACCCTCTAGTCTAATGGATTAACACATCCCATATTTGGGAAACATAGTTAAAGGTTTGTGAATATCATGGTCTAACAGAGTTGCTGAACCGAAATATTTACATTTTGCCCGGACAAACAAAATACGGTAACTCACAGCCTACGGCAACATAATTTCAAGAAAGTGGCAATGCTTCTAGCATAAACAGCAAACTACACAACAACATACGAATGGCAATCAAGATTTGTAAAAAACAAGAAGACAAAGTTGACTTACCTTGCGCCTTTCAGCTTGAATAAGCTTATCAGCCACAAATTCAGGAGTCCCAAATTCTCCAAGGCTCGATATCCGAGTTGGACTCACCACAACTCCCAAATTGTTGGCTTTGTTGTTTGAATCTTCAAACAAAACAGTTGCCCCCGCTTTATCAACCTGATTCACTCCAATGTCAATCTCCAGGAATTTGGAGAGAGGGGACTGAGCAGGGATGGTGCAATGGAATTTGAGGTGCAAAACACATATTTTTAGAGAAAAACACTATTAGCATTAGTGGTTAGTATTAGTGGTTAGTGATTAATTGTTAGTTGATTACAGTAGATTAGTTTTTCAGTTAGATCAACACATATAAATACATGTACAACGACCACTGTTTAGttaatcaaaaattcattttctcaattcaacaagtagCCTTGTATTTTACTCTTCGtaatatggtatcaaagcagAAAACCGTTTCCGCACGTACTCCTCCGATCATCGGCAATCATCGGCAATCTTCTTCGTTCTTTTGTTGATCGGAGTTTCTGACTTCCAGCATTGATCGAGGTTTCTTGCGTTCTATTCAATTGCATTCATGGCTACTTCGAATCCACCGGCATGGAACTTGCCAATCGGCAGATCAGCCATTGACGATCCCTCGAGCCCTTATTATTTACATCATTCTGATAGTCCTGGGCTTCTTCTTGTCTCGCAGCAGCTCACTGGTGACAATTTCGCCTCATGGAGTCGGGCGATGAAGATCGCTCTATCGGTAAAGAATAAGTTGGCGTTTATTGATGGCTCAATTTCTAAACCACCAGCATCGGAGTCGAATTTGTTGCATGCTTGGACAAGAAACAATAATATAGTCATTTCTTGGCTTCTAAATTCCATCTCCAAAGACATCTCTGCAAGTATCTTGTTTGCAGAATCAGCTGCCGATATATGGACTGATCTCCAAGATAGATTTCAACAGAGTAATGGACCAGCAACAATTCCAATGGATTCCCGGGCTCGTCTTACTGCTACTGATGGTGAACCACTTGCTGACATTACACAATATCGTCGACTAATTGGGCGGTTGTTATATCTTACTTTGTCAAGGCCAGGCATTATGTTTGCGGTACACAAGCTAAGCCAATTTGTTTCCAAACCATGTACTTCTCATCTCTCTGCTGTACATACACTTCTCAGATATCTCAAATCTAATCCGGGCCAAGGGATATTTTTTCCAGCATCTTCGTCAACTCAATTACTGATTGGGCCacctgttcagatacaagaaaATCGGTGActgttttttgtgtttttttgggTGATGCCTTAGTTTCCtgg
It encodes:
- the LOC140892290 gene encoding psbP domain-containing protein 2, chloroplastic isoform X1, whose amino-acid sequence is MAVCVGGISISLSKQSHSYLIGTLPSLSTLKKPIQLLSSSSASSSSVVRWRERLGGSLGRRMFNLSIFGFLSSWDLAFSRFLFCSEALASPLLELDTYTDSKEGFSLLVPPSWIKVDKAGATVLFEDSNNKANNLGVVVSPTRISSLGEFGTPEFVADKLIQAERRKESTKEAEVISVSERVGHAGLQVYEIEYRVDSTRGGMKRVFSAAFATSKKLYLLNITHSDTLDNPLELKKRMILEQVLHSFDVVSST
- the LOC140892289 gene encoding lipase-like PAD4 — encoded protein: MGHETSQFESSETLATFLASTPLLEESWRLCSHANSAAPRSFAVSRAGEVAYVAFSGVQMVGISPEESRGNLVDIQSGCAGAFDAIPRGGGETVMVHSGLLQLFLCFYNSQIFQQKILEIVNECRSVVFTGHSLGGAIASLSALWLLSDIQTNSSSITVFCITYGSPMLGNEPFSQAILQERWAGNFCHVVARHDLLPRLLLTPSHLFDSQFHALFQLWHLSMTSPYFGQISLQIPDEKNNELFDKVLACVACRSQGGEDRETSMFWPFGSYMFCTDKGTICLDNAVAIVKFLYSMMTKGSATSCIEDHLEYGKYVEKACWQYLLKTGSVDSCFSESSNDAGITLALQSLELTTQEPSYGDAKDCLLKARQLGCKRNLNNAKMAVNLAKITPLRAQIEWYKAFCDDSDEKLGYYDSFKLRSVSKRGSKVNMNRIRLGWFWDELIDMLQTNKLTHDFHKLPKYVNAAQFYKLLVEPLEIAEYYRNGEHKKKGHYIEHGRERRFKIFDKWWRDRKVGDEENNPRSKFASLTQDSCFWARVEEARDCIYEFRGETEKGNRTLLLEKIEMFEQYASSLINQKEVSADVFAENSSYNLFREEWKELKSQLQLLQPHFPGFQDGMVQ